In Mesorhizobium sp., one DNA window encodes the following:
- a CDS encoding TRAP transporter large permease subunit gives MMEFIAQNMAPIMFFSLVVFLLLGYPVAFALAANGLAFFFIGVELAPLSNGTINLSWPLLYALPDRFYGGVMANETLLAIPFFTFMGIVLERSGMAEDLLDTIGQLFGPIRGGLAYAVIIVGALLAATTGVVAASVIAMGLISLPIMLRYGYDRRAATGVIAASGTLAQIIPPSLVLIVLADQLGRSVGDMYKGALIPGLILTGLYMSYVLIMTIIRPASMPALPLAARTLGSGVTSLIVALAGAVAIAYGAHLWLYPTQGDNADILGATVGIVVIYVVAIADRFMNFGLMSRLAQQVIIVLIPPLALIFLVLGTIFLGIATPTEGGAMGAVGALIMAAAKGRLSLDVIKQALASTTRLSSFVLFILIGARVFSLTFYGVNGHLWVEHLLVSLPGGETGFLIAVNILVFLLAFFLDFFELAFIIVPLLAPAAERLGIDLIWFGVLLGVNMQTSFMHPPFGFALFYLRSVAARVPYLDKVTGKQIAPITTGQIYWGAVPFVGIQVLMVALVITFPGMVMHYKGSGTGIDPATIKIEVPGFGGPAGGGSLGAPPGLGLPPLGGPAPSQPAQPSGNDLSQPPSFGAPAQPAQPPANDLSQPPKF, from the coding sequence ATGATGGAGTTCATCGCCCAGAACATGGCGCCGATCATGTTCTTCTCGCTGGTCGTCTTCCTCCTCCTCGGCTATCCCGTCGCCTTCGCGCTCGCTGCGAACGGCCTGGCGTTTTTCTTCATCGGCGTCGAGCTGGCGCCGTTGTCCAACGGCACGATCAACCTGTCCTGGCCGCTGCTCTATGCCTTGCCTGACCGGTTCTACGGCGGCGTCATGGCCAACGAAACGCTGCTGGCCATTCCATTCTTCACGTTCATGGGAATCGTACTCGAACGTTCCGGCATGGCCGAAGATCTGCTCGACACGATCGGCCAGCTCTTCGGCCCGATCCGCGGCGGCCTCGCCTACGCCGTCATCATCGTCGGCGCCCTGCTCGCGGCCACCACCGGCGTCGTCGCTGCATCCGTCATCGCGATGGGACTGATCTCTCTGCCGATCATGCTGCGCTACGGCTACGACCGCCGCGCGGCGACCGGCGTCATCGCGGCGTCGGGCACGCTGGCGCAGATCATCCCGCCTTCGCTGGTACTCATCGTGCTCGCCGACCAGCTCGGCCGCTCCGTCGGCGACATGTACAAGGGCGCGCTCATTCCCGGCCTCATCCTGACCGGGCTCTACATGAGCTACGTCCTGATCATGACCATCATCCGCCCTGCCTCGATGCCGGCGCTGCCGCTGGCGGCGCGCACGCTGGGCTCCGGCGTGACGTCGCTGATCGTGGCGCTGGCCGGCGCTGTGGCCATCGCCTACGGCGCGCATCTCTGGCTCTACCCGACCCAGGGAGACAACGCCGACATTCTCGGTGCGACGGTCGGCATCGTCGTGATCTACGTCGTGGCGATCGCCGACCGGTTCATGAATTTCGGCCTGATGTCGCGTCTGGCCCAGCAGGTGATCATCGTCCTGATCCCGCCGCTGGCGCTGATCTTCCTCGTCCTCGGCACCATCTTCCTCGGCATCGCGACGCCGACCGAAGGCGGCGCGATGGGCGCGGTCGGTGCGCTGATCATGGCGGCGGCCAAGGGCAGGCTCAGCCTCGACGTCATCAAGCAGGCGCTTGCCTCGACGACGCGGCTGTCCTCCTTCGTGCTGTTCATCCTCATTGGCGCCCGCGTCTTCTCGCTCACCTTCTACGGCGTCAACGGCCATCTCTGGGTCGAGCACCTGCTGGTCTCGCTGCCCGGCGGCGAGACGGGCTTCCTGATCGCGGTCAACATCCTCGTGTTCCTGCTCGCGTTCTTCCTCGATTTCTTCGAGCTCGCCTTCATCATCGTGCCGCTGCTGGCTCCCGCCGCCGAACGGCTGGGCATCGACCTGATCTGGTTCGGTGTGCTGCTGGGCGTGAACATGCAGACCAGCTTCATGCACCCGCCGTTCGGCTTCGCGCTGTTCTATCTCCGCTCGGTCGCCGCCCGGGTGCCCTATCTGGACAAGGTCACCGGCAAGCAGATCGCGCCGATCACCACCGGCCAGATCTACTGGGGCGCGGTCCCCTTCGTCGGCATCCAGGTGCTGATGGTGGCGCTGGTGATCACCTTTCCGGGCATGGTCATGCACTACAAGGGCAGCGGCACGGGAATTGATCCGGCGACGATCAAGATCGAGGTGCCCGGTTTCGGCGGACCGGCCGGAGGCGGCAGTCTCGGCGCACCTCCGGGTTTGGGCCTGCCGCCGCTGGGCGGCCCTGCCCCCAGCCAGCCGGCCCAGCCTTCCGGCAACGATCTGAGCCAGCCGCCGAGCTTCGGCGCGCCGGCCCAGCCGGCACAGCCGCCGGCCAACGACCTCAGCCAGCCGCCGAAGTTCTGA
- a CDS encoding TRAP transporter small permease subunit — MAGLLALSRLIDRINEFIGKWISWAILAAVLVSATNAVIRKTLNTSSNAWLEMQWYLFGAAFLLAAAYTLKQNEHIRVDIVYGMFSRRVQHWIDLFGHVFFLMPFVLLMIYYFTPYFLLSYRSGEVSTNSGGLIIWPAKLLLLVGFTLLGIQGISEIIKKIAIMRGDMEDPNPFVSAHEAAELEGKALVEELKQ; from the coding sequence ATGGCGGGGCTCCTGGCTCTTTCGCGCCTGATCGACCGTATCAACGAATTCATCGGCAAGTGGATCTCCTGGGCGATCCTGGCCGCGGTCCTGGTCAGCGCAACAAACGCAGTCATTCGCAAGACGCTCAACACGTCGTCGAATGCCTGGCTGGAAATGCAGTGGTATCTGTTCGGCGCGGCTTTCCTGCTCGCCGCCGCCTACACGCTCAAACAGAACGAACACATCCGCGTCGACATCGTCTACGGCATGTTCTCGCGCCGGGTGCAGCACTGGATCGACCTGTTCGGGCATGTCTTCTTCCTCATGCCCTTCGTCCTGCTGATGATTTACTATTTTACCCCCTACTTCCTGCTCTCCTACCGGTCCGGCGAGGTCTCCACCAATTCGGGCGGCCTCATCATCTGGCCGGCGAAACTGCTGCTGCTTGTCGGCTTCACCCTGCTCGGCATCCAGGGCATTTCCGAGATCATCAAGAAGATCGCCATCATGCGCGGCGACATGGAGGATCCGAACCCATTCGTCTCGGCGCATGAGGCGGCGGAACTGGAAGGCAAGGCGCTGGTCGAGGAGCTCAAGCAATGA
- a CDS encoding branched-chain amino acid ABC transporter permease, translated as MAYLFQQILNGLHIGSIYALLAFGYALTYGILRRANLAHGAIFAFGGQVGILGAVFGWNVLWLTFPAALGFGVLLAFAFAGLAAHVISRHVLEPLRAGNPNTIVASTLAVAIVLMELGRMAMDSRDLWLPPVLASTVVFLSDGAFAVTLTLIQLVDMAIVAAAVSLAAAWLARSRFGASWRAVCDDPLAAAMCGIDSRRVFRATVVVSGMLAALAGVLAAIHFGNISFDTGLVFGLKVLFVAALGLGGSPLSAAAGAMSVGLAESLWTGYFPGEWRDAGIFSALVLLLVLRSTDLARHHNI; from the coding sequence ATGGCCTATCTTTTCCAGCAGATCCTGAACGGCCTCCACATCGGCTCGATCTACGCGCTGCTCGCCTTCGGCTATGCGCTGACCTACGGCATCCTCCGCCGCGCCAATCTCGCCCACGGCGCGATCTTCGCGTTCGGCGGACAGGTCGGCATCCTCGGCGCGGTGTTCGGGTGGAACGTGCTGTGGCTCACTTTCCCGGCCGCGCTCGGGTTCGGCGTGCTTCTCGCCTTCGCCTTTGCCGGCCTCGCGGCCCACGTGATCTCACGTCATGTCCTCGAGCCATTGCGCGCCGGAAATCCGAACACGATCGTTGCATCGACGCTCGCAGTCGCCATCGTGCTGATGGAACTCGGGCGCATGGCCATGGACAGCCGCGACCTGTGGCTGCCGCCTGTTCTCGCCAGCACCGTCGTCTTCTTGAGCGACGGCGCCTTCGCGGTGACGCTGACGCTCATCCAGCTCGTCGACATGGCCATCGTCGCGGCGGCGGTATCGCTGGCTGCGGCATGGCTCGCCCGCTCCCGCTTCGGAGCCTCCTGGCGGGCCGTCTGCGACGATCCTCTGGCCGCCGCCATGTGCGGCATCGATTCGCGTAGGGTCTTCCGCGCGACGGTCGTCGTCAGCGGCATGCTTGCCGCGCTGGCGGGCGTCCTTGCGGCCATCCACTTCGGCAATATCAGCTTCGACACCGGGCTGGTCTTCGGGCTCAAGGTACTGTTCGTCGCTGCCCTCGGCCTCGGCGGGTCTCCGCTGAGCGCGGCCGCCGGCGCGATGAGCGTCGGCCTCGCGGAATCGCTTTGGACCGGCTATTTTCCCGGAGAATGGCGCGACGCCGGCATCTTCTCGGCGTTGGTGCTGCTCCTTGTCCTTCGTTCGACAGACCTCGCGCGGCACCACAACATTTGA
- a CDS encoding CGNR zinc finger domain-containing protein has product METIWTPHRFSGEVLALDVANTVVLRVDPARTFDRFDDPAEIERFAAAASGFRAAEIGGNILAVSDPRVAKARIVALREATDALFRDATITGVVRSERLAPLLECCAGALAASPVVIAGDRAGPAAGQGRIELEAAVAISALSLLQPDMRRRIRICGNCGWLFLDKSRNGSRLWCDMSVCGNRQKARRHYRRARDVTGKRTDA; this is encoded by the coding sequence ATGGAGACCATCTGGACCCCGCACCGGTTCTCGGGCGAAGTGCTGGCGCTGGACGTCGCGAACACGGTGGTGCTGCGCGTCGATCCCGCGCGCACCTTCGACCGGTTCGACGATCCCGCGGAGATCGAGCGCTTCGCGGCCGCGGCGAGCGGGTTCCGGGCCGCCGAGATCGGCGGCAATATTCTGGCGGTTTCCGACCCACGCGTCGCGAAGGCGAGAATCGTCGCGCTGCGGGAAGCCACCGACGCGCTGTTCCGCGACGCGACGATCACGGGGGTGGTTCGATCCGAACGCCTGGCGCCGTTGCTCGAATGCTGCGCCGGCGCGCTGGCCGCGTCGCCGGTCGTGATCGCAGGCGACCGGGCGGGTCCGGCCGCCGGGCAGGGCCGGATCGAGCTCGAAGCGGCGGTCGCCATCTCCGCGCTCTCGCTGCTTCAGCCCGACATGCGGCGGCGCATCCGCATCTGCGGCAATTGCGGCTGGCTGTTTCTCGACAAGAGCCGCAACGGCAGCCGTCTGTGGTGCGACATGAGCGTCTGCGGCAATCGCCAGAAGGCGCGGCGGCACTATCGCCGTGCGCGGGACGTCACAGGGAAGCGTACCGATGCGTAA
- a CDS encoding indolepyruvate ferredoxin oxidoreductase family protein codes for MTLHDVTLDDKFDLSKERIFLSGAQAVIRMLLMQRERDRRMGLDTAGFVSGYRGSPLGGLDQQFWRAKRQLEASSIVFQPGLNEELAATACWGSQQTELLGEGKHDGVFSVWYGKGPGVDRSGDVFRHANLAGTSKHGGVLALMGDDHTAESSTNAHATEFLFVDTMIPILNPAGVQELVDYGLYGFAMSRFAGTWAAIKCVKDNIESTASVDVSLDRLNIVLPEIDLPPGGLNIRHELDQMGQEARLHEYKRAAAAAFIRANGLNRIVYSGGPNARIGIITVGKSYLDVRQALDDLGIDEARAGQIGLRLFKVAAPWPLDVEHIADFARGLDTVIVVEEKRSLIEVQMRENLYGTATQPLIVGKKDERGEWLFPAKGALDPNEIAIAVGERILKTVGHSEEIAARVAQLKQYQAMLADTKDVASRTPYFCSGCPHNSSTKVPEGSLAGAGIGCHFMALWMDRQTVGFTAMGGEGAQWIGQAPFSKRGHMFQNLGDGTYNHSGSLAIRFAHASNANITYKILYNDAVAMTGGQPHEGGLRVDQIARQVRAEGVERIAVVTDEPGKYAGQAEFPPGTTFNHRDDLDAVQRELREVKGVSVLLYDQTCAAEKRRRRKRGTFPDPDKRVIINELVCEGCGDCGVKSNCVSVQPVETEFGRKRRIDQSSCNKDFSCVNGFCPSFVTVHGAKLRKAEGIAGASDPLAGVPEPRLFPLGEGGWACIVDGIGGTGVVTIGAILGMAAHLEGKGCGMIDMAGLAQKGGAVFSHIRIAPTPDDINAIRVSAGKADLVLGCDLVVSGAKKVLASAREGRTIFVANTAEVMPGDFTRQTDFSLPTERLKKAIRQAVGEENAHFFDATKSASTLFGNSVGANMFMLGFAYQHGGLPVSAEAVEKAIELNGEAVKMNVAAFRWGRRAAHDPEAVRRLVQSVQGADKPALAQTLDEVIARRVEFLTAYQNAAYAKRYAERIERLRQAEARALTGSTAVTEAAARNLFKLMAVKDEYEVARLYTDGSFKKQLAAQFQGFDRLEFHLAPPILGRKGADGQPRKSSFGPWMMKGFGVLAALRGLRGTALDIFGYSAERRMERRLLSDYETDLDLIEKHLAPASLDAAVALASVPALIRGYGHVKAGNAAKAEGERSRLIGRLVASPAAPALQAAE; via the coding sequence ATGACGCTTCACGACGTGACGCTCGACGACAAGTTCGATCTCTCCAAGGAGCGGATCTTCCTGTCGGGGGCGCAGGCGGTGATCCGCATGCTCTTGATGCAGCGCGAGCGCGACCGCCGGATGGGGCTGGACACTGCCGGTTTCGTCTCCGGCTACCGCGGTTCGCCGCTGGGCGGGCTCGACCAGCAGTTCTGGCGTGCCAAAAGGCAGCTCGAAGCCTCCAGCATCGTCTTCCAGCCCGGTCTCAACGAGGAACTCGCGGCCACCGCCTGCTGGGGCTCGCAGCAGACCGAGCTTCTCGGCGAAGGCAAGCACGACGGGGTGTTCTCGGTCTGGTACGGCAAGGGACCCGGCGTCGACCGTTCGGGCGACGTCTTCCGCCATGCCAACCTCGCGGGCACGTCGAAACACGGCGGCGTGCTGGCGCTGATGGGCGACGACCACACCGCCGAATCCTCGACCAACGCACATGCGACCGAGTTCCTGTTCGTCGACACGATGATCCCGATCCTCAACCCGGCGGGGGTCCAGGAACTCGTCGACTACGGGCTCTACGGCTTTGCCATGTCGCGCTTCGCCGGCACCTGGGCGGCGATCAAATGCGTCAAGGACAACATCGAATCGACCGCCTCGGTCGACGTCTCGCTCGACCGGCTGAACATCGTCCTGCCGGAGATCGACCTGCCGCCGGGCGGGCTCAACATCCGCCACGAGCTCGACCAGATGGGGCAGGAAGCGCGGCTGCACGAATACAAGCGCGCGGCGGCAGCCGCCTTCATCCGCGCCAACGGGCTGAACCGGATCGTCTATTCCGGCGGGCCGAACGCCCGGATCGGCATCATCACCGTCGGCAAATCCTATCTGGACGTGCGCCAGGCGCTGGACGACCTCGGCATCGACGAGGCGCGTGCCGGGCAGATCGGGCTCAGGCTGTTCAAGGTGGCCGCGCCCTGGCCGCTCGACGTCGAGCATATCGCCGATTTCGCCCGCGGCCTCGACACGGTGATCGTCGTGGAGGAGAAGCGCTCGCTGATCGAAGTGCAGATGCGGGAGAACCTCTACGGAACGGCGACGCAGCCGCTGATCGTCGGCAAGAAGGACGAGCGCGGCGAATGGCTGTTCCCCGCCAAGGGCGCGCTCGATCCCAACGAGATCGCCATCGCCGTCGGCGAGCGCATCCTCAAGACGGTCGGCCATTCCGAGGAGATCGCCGCCCGCGTCGCCCAGCTGAAGCAATACCAGGCGATGCTCGCCGACACCAAGGACGTGGCCAGCCGCACGCCCTATTTCTGCTCCGGCTGCCCGCACAATTCCTCGACCAAGGTGCCGGAAGGCTCGCTCGCCGGCGCCGGCATCGGCTGCCATTTCATGGCGCTGTGGATGGACCGCCAGACCGTCGGCTTCACCGCCATGGGCGGGGAGGGCGCGCAGTGGATCGGCCAGGCGCCGTTCTCGAAACGCGGGCACATGTTCCAGAACCTCGGCGACGGGACCTACAACCATTCCGGCTCGCTGGCGATCCGCTTCGCGCACGCCTCCAACGCCAACATCACCTACAAGATCCTCTACAACGACGCGGTCGCCATGACCGGCGGCCAGCCGCACGAAGGCGGGCTCAGGGTCGACCAGATCGCGCGGCAGGTGCGGGCCGAAGGTGTCGAGCGGATCGCGGTCGTCACCGACGAACCGGGCAAATATGCCGGCCAGGCGGAGTTCCCGCCCGGCACGACGTTCAATCATCGCGACGATCTCGACGCCGTCCAGCGCGAGCTGCGGGAGGTCAAGGGCGTCTCGGTGCTGCTTTACGACCAGACCTGCGCCGCTGAAAAGCGCCGGCGTCGCAAGCGCGGCACGTTCCCCGACCCAGACAAGCGGGTGATCATCAACGAGCTGGTTTGCGAGGGCTGCGGCGATTGCGGCGTCAAGTCGAACTGCGTCTCGGTGCAGCCGGTCGAGACCGAGTTCGGCCGCAAGCGGCGCATCGACCAGTCGAGCTGCAACAAGGATTTCTCCTGCGTCAACGGCTTCTGCCCGTCCTTCGTGACGGTGCACGGCGCCAAGCTGCGCAAGGCGGAGGGCATTGCCGGCGCATCCGATCCGCTCGCCGGCGTGCCGGAGCCGCGCCTGTTTCCGCTCGGCGAGGGCGGCTGGGCCTGCATCGTCGATGGCATCGGCGGCACCGGCGTGGTCACGATCGGCGCGATCCTCGGCATGGCGGCGCATCTGGAGGGCAAGGGCTGCGGCATGATCGACATGGCGGGCCTGGCGCAGAAGGGCGGGGCGGTGTTCTCGCACATCCGCATCGCCCCGACGCCGGACGACATCAACGCGATCCGCGTCTCTGCCGGTAAGGCCGACCTGGTGCTCGGCTGCGACCTCGTCGTCTCGGGCGCCAAGAAAGTGCTGGCCTCGGCCCGCGAGGGCCGCACCATCTTCGTCGCTAACACCGCCGAGGTGATGCCGGGCGACTTCACCCGCCAGACCGATTTTTCCTTGCCCACCGAGCGGCTGAAGAAGGCGATCCGCCAGGCGGTGGGCGAGGAGAACGCACATTTCTTCGACGCCACGAAAAGTGCCTCGACGCTGTTCGGCAATTCCGTCGGCGCCAACATGTTCATGCTCGGCTTCGCCTACCAGCATGGCGGCCTGCCGGTGTCGGCCGAGGCGGTCGAGAAGGCAATCGAGCTCAACGGCGAAGCGGTGAAGATGAACGTCGCCGCCTTCCGCTGGGGCCGCCGCGCCGCGCATGACCCGGAAGCCGTGCGCAGGCTGGTGCAGTCGGTGCAGGGTGCCGACAAGCCCGCGCTTGCTCAGACGCTGGACGAGGTCATCGCCCGGCGCGTCGAGTTTCTCACCGCCTACCAGAACGCAGCCTATGCCAAGCGCTATGCCGAGCGGATCGAGCGGCTCCGCCAGGCGGAGGCGCGCGCCCTGACCGGCTCGACGGCCGTCACCGAGGCGGCGGCGCGCAACCTGTTCAAGCTGATGGCGGTGAAGGACGAATATGAGGTCGCCCGGCTCTATACGGACGGCTCGTTCAAGAAGCAGCTCGCCGCGCAGTTCCAGGGCTTCGACCGTCTCGAATTCCATCTCGCGCCGCCGATTCTCGGCCGCAAGGGCGCGGACGGGCAGCCGCGGAAATCATCGTTCGGGCCATGGATGATGAAGGGTTTCGGTGTGCTTGCCGCGCTCAGGGGCCTGCGCGGCACCGCGCTCGACATCTTCGGCTATTCGGCCGAGCGGCGGATGGAGCGCCGGCTGCTTTCGGACTACGAGACCGATCTCGATCTCATCGAGAAGCACCTCGCCCCCGCATCGCTCGACGCGGCTGTTGCGCTCGCTTCGGTTCCGGCGCTGATCCGCGGCTACGGCCACGTCAAGGCCGGCAATGCAGCGAAGGCCGAGGGCGAGCGGTCGCGGCTGATTGGCCGTCTGGTCGCCTCGCCCGCGGCGCCGGCGCTGCAGGCTGCGGAGTAG